One region of Streptomyces rishiriensis genomic DNA includes:
- a CDS encoding MarR family winged helix-turn-helix transcriptional regulator: MTATDPALTALAQGWCALSLLHGRIEAHIERALQTRHDLSVREYSLLDVLSRQHDGNGGHLQMKQVADAVVLSQSATTRLVTRLEDRGLLERYLCPTDRRGIYTNVTDAGLKLLAEARPTNDAALREALDEAAKNAELAPLVRVVESLSTPAAALGA; the protein is encoded by the coding sequence ACCGCTCTCGCCCAGGGCTGGTGCGCCCTCTCCCTGCTGCACGGGAGGATCGAGGCCCACATCGAGCGCGCGCTACAGACCCGGCACGACCTGAGCGTGCGCGAGTACTCCCTGCTCGACGTGCTCAGCCGGCAGCACGACGGCAACGGGGGGCATCTGCAGATGAAGCAGGTGGCCGACGCCGTGGTCCTCAGCCAGAGCGCGACCACCCGGCTGGTGACCCGACTCGAGGACCGTGGCCTGCTCGAGCGCTACCTGTGCCCCACCGACCGCCGGGGCATCTACACCAACGTCACCGACGCCGGTCTGAAGCTGCTCGCCGAAGCCCGTCCGACCAATGACGCCGCCCTTCGCGAGGCACTCGACGAAGCCGCCAAGAACGCCGAACTGGCCCCGCTGGTACGGGTCGTGGAGTCACTGAGCACACCCGCCGCCGCCCTGGGCGCTTAG
- a CDS encoding GNAT family N-acetyltransferase, giving the protein MGDLEIRAAVAEDIPAIVGMLADDPLGAQRESPDDLGPYLTALERLTADPNQRLVVAVREGRVVGTLQLTIIPGLSRRGSTRSVVEGVRVHADERGSGLGTRFIEWAIEESRREHCQLIQLTSDNTRADAHRFYERLGFVASHVGFKLQL; this is encoded by the coding sequence ATGGGAGATCTTGAAATACGGGCCGCCGTCGCCGAGGACATCCCCGCGATCGTCGGCATGCTCGCGGACGACCCCCTGGGCGCACAGCGCGAGTCGCCGGACGACCTCGGCCCCTACCTGACCGCGCTGGAACGACTCACCGCCGACCCGAACCAGCGCCTGGTCGTCGCCGTCCGCGAGGGACGGGTCGTCGGGACGCTTCAGTTGACGATCATCCCCGGCCTGTCCCGGCGAGGTTCCACCAGGTCGGTCGTCGAAGGCGTGCGAGTGCACGCCGACGAGCGCGGCAGTGGCCTGGGCACGCGGTTCATCGAGTGGGCGATCGAGGAATCCCGGCGCGAGCACTGCCAGTTGATACAGCTCACCTCCGACAATACGCGCGCTGACGCACACCGCTTCTACGAGCGTCTGGGCTTCGTCGCGTCACACGTGGGCTTCAAGCTCCAGCTCTGA
- a CDS encoding serine hydrolase domain-containing protein, with translation MTTPQEELLPGTRRALLHRIAVAQAEGRAPSLVAAVVRDGRAVWHGARTSVDGHAPDENVQYRIGSITKTFTAVLVLRLRDEGALDLEDPVEKHLPGSGAGKATVAQLLAHTGGFAAESPGPWWERTPGTLRPGLADVLGDQAAPFPAGRRHHYSNPGYSLLGALVEELRGASWEGVLRREVLEPLGLDRTSVRSQAPAAGGWAVHPWADVLLPEPVEDFGRMAPAGQLWSTTGDLARFAAFLARGDDRVLRAETLREMWTPAAPAGLPDVADAATYGLGLQIQHRDGRLLVGHSGSVPGFLATLTIGVADDVAAVVLANCTSGLLTSQVAADLVRIVAEAEPRIPEPWRPLRKVDPADLELAGQWHWGTSPFALRVTADGMLSLGPVTGGGRSSRFVANGDGTWTGLEGYYAGELLRAVRRPDGSVDHLDLGSFVFTRQPYDERAAVPGGVDPEGWRGIG, from the coding sequence ATGACGACACCTCAGGAAGAGCTCCTTCCCGGCACCCGGCGGGCGCTGCTGCACCGGATCGCCGTGGCCCAGGCCGAGGGACGGGCTCCGTCGCTGGTCGCCGCGGTCGTGCGGGACGGACGGGCTGTGTGGCACGGGGCGCGGACCTCGGTCGACGGGCACGCTCCGGACGAGAACGTGCAGTACCGGATCGGCTCGATCACCAAGACCTTCACCGCCGTTCTGGTGCTGCGGCTGCGGGACGAGGGAGCGCTCGACCTCGAGGACCCGGTGGAGAAGCACCTTCCCGGGAGCGGCGCGGGAAAGGCCACGGTGGCCCAACTGCTGGCCCACACGGGAGGGTTTGCGGCCGAGTCGCCCGGCCCCTGGTGGGAGCGGACCCCGGGTACGCTGCGGCCCGGGCTCGCGGACGTCCTCGGCGACCAGGCCGCCCCGTTTCCGGCCGGCCGGCGTCATCACTACTCGAACCCCGGTTACTCACTCCTGGGTGCTCTCGTGGAAGAGCTCCGCGGGGCGTCCTGGGAGGGGGTGCTGCGGCGGGAAGTGCTCGAACCTCTGGGTCTCGACCGCACGAGCGTTCGCTCGCAGGCGCCGGCCGCAGGTGGTTGGGCGGTCCATCCCTGGGCCGACGTGCTCCTGCCCGAACCCGTCGAGGACTTCGGGCGGATGGCCCCGGCGGGCCAGCTCTGGTCCACGACAGGCGACCTCGCGCGATTCGCCGCTTTTCTGGCCCGGGGCGACGACCGTGTCCTGCGCGCGGAGACGCTGCGTGAGATGTGGACACCCGCGGCACCGGCCGGACTGCCTGACGTCGCGGACGCAGCCACCTATGGACTCGGGCTGCAGATCCAGCACCGGGACGGCCGGTTGCTCGTCGGCCACTCCGGTTCGGTGCCGGGCTTTTTGGCCACCCTCACCATCGGTGTGGCGGATGACGTGGCCGCGGTGGTGCTCGCCAACTGCACGTCAGGCCTTCTGACGTCACAGGTGGCCGCCGATCTCGTGCGGATCGTCGCCGAGGCCGAGCCGCGGATTCCCGAGCCGTGGCGCCCGCTGCGGAAGGTCGACCCCGCCGATCTGGAGCTGGCAGGACAGTGGCACTGGGGAACCAGCCCCTTCGCCCTGCGGGTGACGGCCGACGGGATGCTCTCCCTCGGACCGGTGACCGGCGGTGGCCGGAGCTCCCGGTTCGTAGCGAACGGGGACGGCACCTGGACCGGGCTGGAGGGTTACTACGCAGGAGAGCTCCTGCGGGCCGTACGGCGGCCTGACGGGAGCGTGGACCACCTGGACCTCGGGTCGTTCGTGTTCACGCGCCAGCCGTACGACGAGAGGGCTGCTGTGCCCGGCGGCGTCGACCCGGAGGGCTGGCGCGGCATCGGATAG
- a CDS encoding dihydrofolate reductase family protein: MRKLIYGMNLTLDGYIAAPGDDIGWSVPSDELFQFWSDQLQATDLSLYGRKLWQTMSSYWPTGDQRPDATPAETEFARRWRDMSKVVFSSTIDKVDWNTRLVTGDAVAEITRLKAEDGGPMDIGGATLAGAAMRAGLIDEYVLATAPVVVGGGTPFFTALDSWVNLNLVETRTLPCGVILTRYETRR; the protein is encoded by the coding sequence ATGCGGAAATTGATCTACGGCATGAACCTGACCCTGGACGGCTACATCGCCGCACCCGGCGATGACATCGGCTGGAGCGTGCCGAGCGACGAGCTGTTCCAGTTCTGGTCCGACCAGTTGCAGGCGACCGACCTGTCGCTGTACGGGCGCAAGCTGTGGCAGACGATGAGCTCCTACTGGCCGACCGGCGACCAGCGGCCCGACGCCACCCCGGCGGAGACCGAGTTCGCGCGCCGCTGGCGGGACATGTCGAAGGTGGTGTTCTCCTCGACGATCGACAAGGTCGACTGGAACACCCGCCTGGTCACCGGCGACGCGGTCGCCGAGATCACCCGGCTCAAGGCCGAGGACGGCGGCCCGATGGACATCGGCGGCGCGACGCTCGCCGGGGCGGCCATGCGGGCCGGGCTGATTGACGAGTACGTGCTGGCCACCGCGCCGGTCGTGGTGGGCGGCGGCACGCCGTTCTTCACCGCGCTGGACAGCTGGGTGAACCTGAACCTGGTGGAGACGCGGACGCTTCCCTGCGGCGTGATCCTGACCAGGTACGAGACGAGGCGCTGA
- the dnaB gene encoding replicative DNA helicase: protein MSISEPLDDPWADSGPSDRLPPARRRGEGGRGRDEQHDRGRDSGEWEGGGTAFERVPPQDLDAEQSVLGGMLLSKDAIADVVEVLKGHDFYKPAHEKIFQAVLDVYAKGEPADPITIAAELTKRGEINKVGGASYLHTLVQTVPTAANAEYYAEIVHERAVLRRLVEAGTRITQMGYAGEDDVDEIVNRAQAEIYAVTEQRTSEDYLPLGDIMEGALDEIEAIGSRSGEMTGVPTGFTDLDSLTNGLHPGQMIVIAARPAMGKSTLALDFARAASIKHNLPSVIFSLEMGRNEIAMRLLSAEARVALHHMRSGTMTDEDWTRLARRMPEVSSAPLYIDDSPNLSMMEIRAKCRRLKQRNDIKLVIIDYLQLMQAGGSKRSESRQQEVSDMSRNLKLLAKELEVPVIALSQLNRGPEQRTDKKPMVSDLRESGSIEQDADMVILLHREDAYEKESPRAGEADIIVGKHRNGPTATITVAFQGHYSRFVDMAQT from the coding sequence GTGAGCATTTCCGAGCCCTTGGACGACCCGTGGGCCGACAGCGGGCCCAGTGATCGTCTGCCTCCTGCCCGGCGGCGCGGTGAAGGGGGGCGCGGTCGGGACGAGCAGCACGATCGCGGCCGGGACAGCGGCGAGTGGGAAGGCGGTGGCACCGCCTTCGAGCGGGTACCGCCGCAGGATCTCGACGCCGAGCAGTCCGTTCTCGGTGGCATGCTGCTGTCCAAGGACGCCATCGCCGACGTGGTCGAGGTCCTCAAGGGCCATGACTTCTACAAGCCCGCGCACGAGAAGATCTTCCAGGCGGTCCTGGACGTCTATGCCAAGGGCGAGCCGGCCGACCCCATCACGATCGCCGCCGAGCTCACCAAGCGCGGCGAGATCAACAAGGTAGGCGGGGCGTCCTATCTGCACACCCTCGTCCAGACGGTGCCTACAGCCGCCAACGCCGAGTACTACGCCGAGATCGTCCATGAACGCGCCGTGCTGCGCCGCCTGGTCGAGGCCGGCACCCGCATCACGCAGATGGGATACGCGGGCGAAGACGACGTCGACGAGATCGTCAACCGCGCCCAGGCCGAGATCTACGCGGTCACCGAGCAACGCACCAGCGAGGACTACCTCCCGCTCGGCGACATCATGGAGGGCGCCCTCGACGAGATCGAGGCGATCGGTTCGCGCAGCGGCGAGATGACGGGTGTGCCCACCGGGTTCACCGACCTCGACTCGCTGACCAACGGTCTGCACCCGGGCCAGATGATCGTCATCGCGGCCCGTCCCGCCATGGGCAAGTCGACGCTCGCGCTGGACTTCGCGCGCGCGGCGTCGATCAAACACAACCTGCCCAGCGTCATCTTCTCTCTCGAAATGGGGCGCAACGAGATCGCGATGCGTCTGCTGTCCGCCGAAGCCCGCGTCGCCCTGCACCACATGCGCTCCGGCACCATGACGGACGAGGACTGGACCCGTCTGGCGCGCCGGATGCCCGAGGTCTCGTCCGCGCCCCTGTACATCGACGACTCCCCGAACCTGTCGATGATGGAGATCCGGGCCAAGTGCCGCCGACTGAAGCAGCGCAACGACATCAAGCTCGTGATCATCGACTATCTCCAGCTGATGCAGGCCGGTGGTTCCAAGCGCTCCGAAAGCCGTCAGCAGGAGGTCTCGGACATGTCCCGTAACCTCAAGCTGCTGGCCAAGGAGCTGGAGGTCCCGGTGATCGCGCTTTCGCAGCTCAACCGTGGTCCCGAACAGCGCACGGACAAGAAGCCGATGGTGTCCGACCTGCGTGAGTCCGGCTCCATCGAGCAGGACGCCGACATGGTGATCCTGCTGCACCGCGAGGACGCCTACGAGAAGGAGTCCCCGCGCGCGGGCGAGGCGGACATCATCGTGGGCAAGCACCGTAACGGCCCGACGGCCACGATCACCGTCGCCTTCCAGGGCCACTACTCCCGCTTCGTGGACATGGCGCAGACCTGA
- a CDS encoding MATE family efflux transporter, whose product MTQAPAPSVAVRRQHDREIVALAVPAFGALVAEPLFVMADSAIVGHLGTAQLAGLGIASALLTTAVSIFVFLAYATTAAVARRVGAGDLPAAIRQGMDGIWLALLLGAAVIAATLPTAPALVELFGASDTAAPYATTYLRISALGIPAMLVVLAATGVLRGLQDTKTPLYVAGAGFVANAALNVVLVYGVGLGIAGSAWGTVIAQWGMAVVYLAVVVRGARRHGASLRPDAAGIKASAQAGVPLLVRTLSLRAILMIATAVAARLGDDDIAAHQIALGLWSLLAFALDAIAIAGQAIIGRYLGADDAQGARGVCRRMVQWGVAVGVVLGLLVVIARPLFLPLFTSDPAVKEAALPALLVVALSQPICGIVFVLDGVLMGAGDGTYLAWAMVLTLAVFAPVALLVPVLGGGLTAVWGAMTLMMAVRMLTLWLRARSGRWIITGATR is encoded by the coding sequence ATGACACAGGCTCCCGCGCCCTCCGTGGCCGTCCGACGGCAGCACGATCGAGAGATCGTCGCACTGGCCGTCCCGGCCTTCGGCGCGCTCGTCGCCGAGCCGCTGTTCGTCATGGCCGACAGCGCGATCGTCGGCCACCTCGGCACCGCCCAACTTGCCGGACTCGGCATCGCCTCCGCTCTTCTTACGACAGCGGTCAGCATCTTCGTCTTCCTCGCCTACGCCACCACCGCCGCCGTAGCGCGCCGCGTGGGCGCCGGTGACCTGCCGGCAGCCATCCGCCAGGGCATGGACGGCATCTGGCTGGCGCTACTGCTCGGCGCCGCCGTGATCGCCGCCACCCTGCCCACCGCCCCGGCACTCGTGGAACTCTTCGGCGCCTCGGACACCGCCGCCCCCTACGCCACCACCTATCTGCGCATCTCGGCGCTCGGGATCCCGGCCATGCTCGTGGTACTGGCCGCGACCGGTGTCCTGCGTGGACTGCAGGACACAAAGACACCGCTCTACGTGGCCGGCGCGGGTTTCGTCGCCAACGCCGCTTTGAACGTCGTCCTCGTCTACGGCGTGGGCCTCGGGATCGCCGGCTCTGCCTGGGGCACCGTGATCGCCCAATGGGGCATGGCCGTGGTCTACCTGGCCGTGGTGGTCCGCGGCGCCCGGCGCCATGGCGCGTCTCTGCGCCCGGACGCCGCCGGCATCAAAGCCTCCGCCCAGGCCGGGGTTCCCCTGCTGGTCCGCACGCTTTCGCTGCGAGCCATCCTGATGATCGCCACCGCTGTGGCCGCCCGTCTCGGGGACGACGACATCGCGGCGCACCAGATCGCTCTGGGGTTGTGGAGCCTGCTGGCCTTCGCCCTCGACGCCATCGCCATAGCCGGGCAGGCCATCATCGGACGGTATCTCGGTGCCGACGACGCTCAGGGCGCCCGTGGCGTCTGCCGCCGCATGGTTCAGTGGGGCGTCGCCGTGGGTGTCGTGCTCGGCCTGCTGGTCGTGATCGCCCGACCACTGTTCCTGCCCCTGTTCACCAGTGACCCTGCGGTGAAGGAGGCCGCGCTGCCTGCTCTTCTCGTGGTAGCGCTCTCCCAGCCCATCTGCGGCATCGTCTTCGTTCTGGACGGTGTACTGATGGGCGCAGGAGACGGCACCTATCTCGCCTGGGCGATGGTTCTCACCCTGGCTGTCTTCGCTCCGGTGGCCCTGCTGGTGCCGGTTCTCGGCGGCGGTCTCACCGCGGTGTGGGGAGCGATGACGCTGATGATGGCAGTCCGGATGCTGACCCTCTGGCTGCGTGCCCGCTCCGGTCGCTGGATCATCACCGGCGCTACGCGCTGA
- the rplI gene encoding 50S ribosomal protein L9 → MKIILTHEVSGLGAAGDVVDVKDGYARNYLIPRNFAIRWTKGGEKDVEQIRRARKIHEIQTIEQANSVKAQLEGVKVRLAVRSGDAGRLFGSVTPADIASAIKAAGGPEVDKRRIELGSAIKTLGAHVTSVRLHPEVAAKVNIEVVAA, encoded by the coding sequence ATGAAGATCATCCTCACCCACGAGGTCTCTGGCCTCGGTGCTGCCGGTGACGTCGTCGACGTCAAGGACGGTTACGCTCGCAACTACCTGATCCCGCGGAATTTCGCTATCCGCTGGACCAAGGGTGGCGAGAAGGACGTCGAGCAGATCCGTCGCGCTCGCAAGATCCACGAGATCCAGACCATCGAGCAGGCCAACTCCGTGAAGGCCCAGCTCGAAGGCGTGAAGGTCCGTCTGGCCGTGCGCTCTGGCGACGCCGGTCGTCTCTTCGGTTCCGTCACCCCGGCCGACATCGCTTCGGCGATCAAGGCTGCCGGTGGCCCCGAGGTCGACAAGCGCCGCATCGAGCTCGGCTCGGCGATCAAGACCCTGGGCGCCCACGTGACATCCGTGCGTCTGCACCCCGAGGTTGCCGCCAAGGTCAACATCGAGGTAGTCGCGGCCTGA
- the rpsR gene encoding 30S ribosomal protein S18 yields the protein MAKPPVRKPKKKVCAFCKDKVTYVDYKDTNMLRKFISDRGKIRARRVTGNCTQHQRDVATAVKNSREMALLPYTAQAR from the coding sequence ATGGCGAAGCCGCCTGTGCGCAAGCCTAAGAAGAAGGTCTGCGCTTTTTGCAAGGACAAGGTCACGTACGTGGACTACAAGGACACGAACATGCTGCGGAAGTTCATTTCCGACCGCGGCAAGATCCGTGCCCGCCGCGTGACCGGCAACTGCACGCAGCACCAGCGTGACGTCGCCACGGCCGTCAAGAACAGCCGTGAGATGGCGCTGCTGCCGTACACCGCCCAGGCGCGATAA
- a CDS encoding single-stranded DNA-binding protein, whose product MAGETVITVVGNLVDDPELRFTPSGAAVAKFRVASTPRTFDRQTNEWKDGESLFLTCSVWRQAAENVAESLQRGMRVIVQGRLKQRSYEDREGVKRTVYELDVEEVGASLRSATAKVTKASGRGGQGGQGGYGGGGGGGQQGGGWGGNSGAGQQGGSAPADDPWATGAPAAGNQGAGGGAGGWGGNSGGAASGGSGGGYSDEPPF is encoded by the coding sequence ATGGCAGGCGAGACCGTCATCACGGTCGTCGGCAATCTTGTCGACGACCCCGAGCTGCGCTTCACCCCCTCCGGTGCGGCGGTCGCGAAGTTCCGTGTCGCGTCCACTCCCCGCACCTTCGACCGCCAGACGAACGAGTGGAAGGACGGCGAGAGCCTGTTCCTGACCTGCTCGGTCTGGCGTCAGGCGGCGGAGAACGTCGCGGAGTCGCTCCAGCGAGGCATGCGCGTCATCGTGCAGGGCCGGCTGAAGCAGCGGTCCTACGAGGACCGTGAGGGCGTCAAGCGCACGGTCTACGAACTGGACGTCGAGGAAGTCGGCGCCAGCCTGCGCAGTGCCACGGCCAAGGTCACCAAGGCCTCCGGCCGCGGTGGCCAGGGCGGCCAGGGTGGTTACGGCGGCGGTGGCGGTGGCGGCCAGCAGGGCGGCGGCTGGGGTGGAAACTCCGGCGCCGGCCAGCAGGGCGGCAGCGCTCCCGCTGACGACCCGTGGGCCACCGGCGCTCCTGCCGCTGGCAACCAGGGCGCCGGCGGCGGTGCCGGTGGCTGGGGTGGAAACTCCGGCGGCGCCGCCAGCGGTGGCTCCGGCGGCGGCTACTCGGACGAACCCCCCTTCTAG
- the rpsF gene encoding 30S ribosomal protein S6 — protein sequence MRHYEVMVILDPDLEERAVSPLIENFLSVVREGNGKVEKVDTWGRRRLSYEIKKKPEGIYSVIDLQAEPAVVKELDRQMNLNESVLRTKVLRPETH from the coding sequence ATGCGTCACTACGAAGTGATGGTCATCCTCGACCCCGATCTCGAGGAGCGCGCTGTCTCCCCGCTGATCGAGAACTTTCTCTCCGTCGTCCGTGAGGGCAACGGAAAGGTGGAGAAGGTCGACACCTGGGGCCGCCGTCGTCTCTCGTACGAGATCAAGAAGAAGCCCGAGGGCATCTACTCGGTCATCGACCTGCAGGCCGAGCCTGCGGTCGTCAAGGAGCTCGACCGCCAGATGAACCTGAACGAGTCGGTCCTCCGGACCAAGGTCCTCCGTCCCGAGACCCACTGA
- the femX gene encoding peptidoglycan bridge formation glycyltransferase FemX has protein sequence MSLTLRTISREQHLAYIQSLPSASHMQVPAWADVKAEWRSENLGWFDERTGELVGVGLVLYRQLPKIKRYLAYLPEGPVINWYAPNLADWLEPMLAHLKQQGAFSVKMGPPVIIRRWEATSIKAGIQSPDVKRLRDIEADFIEPRAFEVADKLRRMGWQQGEDGGAGFGDVQPRYVYQVPLANRSLEEVHKNFNQLWRRNIKKAEKAGVEVVQGGYHDLEEWQRLYEITAVRDHFRPRPLSYFQRMWSALNTEDPNRMRLYFARHNGVNLAAATMLIVGGHVWYSYGASDNIGREFRPSNAMQWRMLRDAYALGGTVYDLRGISDSLDETDHLFGLIQFKVGTGGQAAEYLGEWDFPLNKLLHKALDIYMSRR, from the coding sequence ATGAGCCTGACCCTGAGGACGATCAGCCGCGAGCAGCATCTGGCATACATCCAGAGCCTGCCGTCGGCGAGCCACATGCAGGTTCCGGCCTGGGCCGACGTGAAGGCCGAGTGGCGTTCGGAGAACCTCGGTTGGTTCGACGAGCGCACCGGTGAACTGGTCGGCGTGGGCCTCGTCCTCTACCGCCAGCTGCCCAAGATCAAGCGCTACCTGGCCTACCTTCCCGAGGGCCCGGTCATCAACTGGTACGCGCCGAACCTGGCCGACTGGCTGGAACCGATGCTCGCGCACCTCAAGCAGCAGGGCGCCTTCTCGGTGAAGATGGGCCCGCCGGTGATCATCCGTCGCTGGGAGGCCACCTCCATCAAGGCGGGCATCCAGAGCCCGGACGTGAAGCGACTGCGCGACATCGAGGCCGACTTCATCGAGCCGCGCGCCTTCGAGGTGGCGGACAAACTGCGCCGCATGGGCTGGCAGCAGGGCGAGGACGGCGGCGCCGGCTTCGGCGACGTCCAGCCGCGCTACGTCTACCAGGTGCCGCTGGCGAACCGTTCCCTTGAAGAGGTCCACAAGAACTTCAACCAGCTGTGGCGCCGCAACATCAAAAAGGCCGAGAAGGCCGGCGTCGAGGTCGTCCAGGGCGGTTACCACGACCTCGAGGAGTGGCAGCGGCTGTACGAGATCACGGCCGTACGGGACCACTTCCGGCCCCGCCCGCTCTCCTACTTCCAGCGCATGTGGTCGGCCCTCAACACCGAGGACCCCAACCGCATGCGGCTGTACTTCGCCCGTCACAACGGCGTGAACCTCGCGGCGGCGACGATGCTGATCGTCGGCGGCCACGTCTGGTACTCCTACGGCGCGTCGGACAACATCGGCCGTGAGTTCCGGCCCTCGAACGCGATGCAGTGGCGGATGCTGCGCGACGCCTACGCGCTCGGCGGGACCGTCTACGACCTGCGCGGCATCTCCGACTCGCTGGACGAGACCGACCACCTCTTCGGCCTGATCCAGTTCAAGGTCGGCACCGGCGGACAGGCCGCGGAGTACCTCGGCGAGTGGGACTTCCCGCTGAACAAGCTGCTCCACAAGGCCCTCGACATCTACATGTCGCGCCGCTGA
- a CDS encoding alanine racemase — MALTLYVDTARWRAHHQHVQEQFPGLVPVCKGNGYGFGHDRLAEEATRLGSDVLAVGTTYEAARIKDFFGGDLLVLTPYRRGEEPVPLPDRVVRSVSSIDGVYGLVGARVVIEVMSSMKRHGISEQDLPQLHAAIENVRLEGFAIHLPLDRTDGSDAVEEVIGWMDRLRAARLPLHTMFVSHLKADELARLRQQFPQTRFRARIGTRLWLGDHEATEYRGAVLDVTRVAKGDRFGYRQQKAASDGFLVVVAGGTSHGVGLEAPKALHGVMPRAKGVARAGLATVNRNLSPFVWGGKQRWFAEPPHMQVSILFVPSDAPEPHVGDELVAHLRHTTTQFDRIVDR; from the coding sequence ATGGCGCTCACCCTCTACGTCGACACCGCGCGCTGGCGGGCGCATCACCAGCACGTGCAGGAGCAGTTCCCGGGACTCGTCCCGGTCTGCAAGGGCAACGGCTACGGGTTCGGGCACGACCGGCTGGCCGAGGAGGCCACCCGGCTGGGCTCGGACGTCCTCGCCGTCGGCACGACGTACGAGGCCGCGCGCATCAAGGACTTCTTCGGCGGCGACCTCCTGGTGCTGACGCCCTACCGGCGCGGTGAGGAGCCCGTCCCGCTGCCCGACCGGGTCGTGCGCTCGGTGTCGTCGATCGACGGCGTGTACGGCCTCGTGGGTGCTCGGGTGGTCATCGAGGTGATGTCTTCGATGAAGCGGCACGGCATCAGCGAGCAGGACCTGCCGCAGCTGCACGCCGCCATCGAGAACGTCAGGCTCGAGGGTTTCGCCATCCACCTCCCGCTGGACCGCACCGACGGCTCCGACGCCGTCGAGGAGGTCATCGGCTGGATGGACCGCCTGCGCGCGGCCCGGCTGCCGTTGCACACGATGTTCGTCAGCCACCTCAAGGCCGACGAACTCGCCCGCCTGCGGCAGCAGTTCCCGCAGACCCGCTTCCGCGCCCGTATCGGCACGCGGCTGTGGCTGGGGGACCACGAGGCCACCGAGTACCGCGGCGCCGTCCTCGACGTCACGCGGGTCGCCAAGGGTGACCGCTTCGGCTACCGGCAGCAGAAGGCGGCCTCGGACGGCTTCCTGGTGGTCGTGGCGGGCGGTACCTCGCACGGAGTGGGACTGGAGGCCCCCAAGGCCCTGCACGGCGTCATGCCGCGCGCCAAGGGCGTCGCCCGGGCCGGCCTCGCCACGGTGAACCGGAACCTGTCCCCGTTCGTCTGGGGCGGCAAGCAGCGCTGGTTCGCCGAGCCGCCGCACATGCAGGTGTCCATCCTGTTCGTGCCCTCGGACGCGCCGGAGCCGCACGTCGGCGACGAACTCGTGGCCCATCTGCGGCACACCACCACACAGTTCGACCGGATCGTGGATCGCTGA